The nucleotide sequence TTGTTTTGCTCAAGGAATTTCCGTATAAAATGATAACCAGGGgcatattatgttaaatattgATTATATGAATGCACTTTCTCATTAGCTTGAATTGCTGAACATAACAGGCTCAATCAAGCATATTTTTCTGCGAGATGCTTTGCTGCTGGATGTTCATTCTTTGCATGATGTGTTCGTATTTTGATGTAAAAATTTACATATGCCATAGATATTTTGTagatataaaattttatttgtgatTGGGAGTAATCTTGTGCTGGCCAATTGACATATGAACATCCATAAATATATACTATTAAATTGAGTCATGTCTAAATGTGCAGTCTAGATTGATAGAATGACTACCCATCATGCCACATTATCTTTGATGGAGCGATTTAGGGAGGGACGCCCTCTTCCAGCAGTGCTACCAAGCAATGTTATGTTTGATTTATCCAATATTTTTCAACCTGCAAATAATTACTCCAATGCTGGCAATGTAGCCTGGAGACCTGCTTCTGGTATTCATCCATAAAACAAATcacttttatatttagaaacaTGTCTTTCTTTGATGGAGAatagtttcttatttttcactttAAAAGGCTTTCAACCACAGCAACTGATGCCTGGTCTTGGTGCTCGGCACATGGCACCCCCAGCTGGAGGAAGGCCACCGAAGACAGTTGCTCCTTCTCATGCTGAGGAAAAGCAGCAGGACAATTAGCGGAAACCCAGAGTACCAGAATTGGAGAAACATCTTGTGGATCAACTGAGTACAGAGGAGGTTAACTCACTGAACTCAAAGTTCAAAGAAGCAACTGAAGCTGATAAAAAGGTACTTAGAACTTTAATGTTTCCCCAATTTTCTCATCTTGAGCAGCAAAGTTATGTGTGCATGTTACTTCTTGGTAAGTGTCAAATCGTAACAAATATCCCAGAGACTTGGGGAAAGAAATCTTGGATGCTAGAGAGAAAATTGAATATTTCCGGGTCAAAATGCAGTTCAGCCATCGAACTTATAATATATCTTTtgtatttcatttctttttgtatgCATCTCGctttttcttcattcttttcttccCTTAGCTTGTAGCACGACATATAATTTTTCTCCTTAATTTTGGAATGTTCCTAGTCCTATTGAAGCAAAGAGCCCTATAGTTTTATCGTTGTTACAAGTTTGATGATTGTATTATTAAACTGGGGCTGTGCCTTTCTTTTTTCAGCCTTAATTTGCTGTAATTTTTTACCCTCTCTAATAAAATTTGTTTCGCTGATCATTGTTTGGTGCAAACAAGAACACTGAGTTTTGCCGGTGTTAGTCCAATCGGGCCATTCATATTGTTTGCTCATTGCAGTTCAGCCATTGAACAATCGCATATTTTTGTCGTGTTGAATGTTCAAACTATCGCGCTTGGTTGTGAGATTTTTACTTTGCCCTGGCATGGTGTGTTAATTAATGTCTATGTTTATGATATAAAGGTAAATCAAGTTTTAAAGATAACAAATAGGCTATTATACACTTGTGCATAACTAGCGCTTTATAATGTATAAAGAATAAACAAtaccaaaataataaaagcctTGCCTAGTTGTTGTCTTATTTCTTGGTGAGACAAATTTGCCTTAAAAGTTTTTCCTAATCACTTTCATTTGCTTCAGACTCATCACTTGATCCACCACCTTTGGAATCATCATCTTGTCTTGTTTCTTCTACTTTTGGTCCCCTCGACATGATCACATGACCAATTTTGAATTTCTCAGCATCTTCGGCATACAATGGGCATATACCACagctttccaccttcattctcCTCGGGCAGAAGAAGATAACAGAGGCCTCTTTGGCAAGTTTGTAAACATCAGGGGAGCAGTTTTTTCCTACCTCTTCACTTCTAAAGGCCTCATTCCACACATGCACGTGATGTTGGCCGTTACTGCAGTCGATGTAACTGTTGTATTCAGAAGTGAACAGTTCATGGTTTTCACCCATGAATTTGACAATGAAATTAGCTCTTACCCTCCAGGTTCCAAACCCCACCTCTGCAATCTCTGAAAGAACAACAGAGAGAGCGAAACCAAATAAACCTGTTCGAAACCATTCTGGACAAAGCTCGATGTCTACTAAAGATCCCTCATTTTGATAGCTGAACCAATTTGGAATTTCTTTTCCTGGACATGCAATGTTAATCTGAGGCCAGGGATTACAAGGCAACCAATAGTCCTCTAATGGCGCAACAGTTGCCATTCGCATAATTGTAATCTGTGCTTCATCCATTATGTTGCTTCCTGAATTATTATCCAATTTTGGGCAATTAGTAAAAACTTTGAAACAATAATTAGGTTTATCCCAACCTTGTGCGAGTGCTGTCCTTGAACTTGACACTATCTTCAGCGATGTGCAGTTTGAAGCTTTAACATTGCATAGCACTGGGAGCTCTGGTATAGATTGAAGCCACTTGCAGTTGATTAAGTCGAGTATAGACAACCGAGAAGCTTGTTTGATGCTTGCTGGTATTTCCAATATACCGCTGTTGCTGAGATCTAGTTCTTCTAAAGAGAAAAAACCAACAGAGCTGGAAGgcaatttttcaagtctccgaCAGTCATTAAAGTTGAGACGTTTAAGATTGGTTAAACTGTAGATACTTGTTGGGACATCCTTAAGTAGATAGCAGCGACTAAGGTTTAAATCTTGAAGCCCATTTAGATTTCCAATAGACGAAGGAAGCATTTCGACAGCTGTCTCTTCCAAACAAAGAGACACCAAATGTTCCATTGGCTTCAAGATTTCAGGGAATTTGGAAAATCTATAGCAATTGGTGAGATAAAGACTCTCAAGATATTTCAACTTACAGATTGATGAGGGTAGCTCTCTAACTGCTGTTTGAATTAAACTTAAGGACTTCAAATGTTCCATTGGCTCCAAAATCTCTGGGAAGTTTTCAAATTTAGAGCACGAACAGAGATCGAGTTTCTCAAGATTTTTCAACTTACAGATTGATGAGGGTAGCTTTGTAACTGCTGTTTGACTTAAACTTAAGGACTTCAAATGTTCCATTGGCTCCAAAATCTCTggaaagttttcaaatttagaGCACCTATGGAGATCGAGATTTTTCAACTTACACCTGCTGCTTGGAAGTTTCTTAAGGTCTTCGCATTGCCTTAAATTCAAGTAAGAAATATTTTCGTTAGACCAAACTGATTCAGGCAACTCCTTTATACCACTGCCTTCTAAATTTAAGTATTGAATATTTCCTGGCATCTCTGGAAGATACTTGAGACTGTAGCAGAATCCAAGATCAAGATGAGTAAGCTTGTCAAGATGTTGAAAATACGAAGGAATTTCAACCAAACTTCGACAGTGCCCGAGATTTATCTCCACAATTTTTAGACTTCTAGAGAGATTTGGAACTTCAGTTAGATTTGAACAGCCCCGGAGATCAATCACTTGTAAGTTGACAAGTATCTGCAACAAATGAAATAGAaatataaaggtcgtacccagtgcacaaggctcccgctttaagcAGGGTCTGGGAGGTGAATGTCggaattaatataatttctacaCTTGATTTTATACAAGAATTAAAATaggcatataatataatatacctGCTCTTCTTTCCAAAGCTCCTTAGTAACTCTGCTATATTGCATATGAAGCTCAACTAGATTTCTCGGACAAAAATTTGACGGCAAAGATTCCAGTAGATATCCCCACCAGTCAAGATAATGAAGAGAATCGGGAAGGTCTAGAGAAGCGGAGAATGTGTAGCCACCATCCACAATTAACATTATTAGGTTAGACATCTGTGTGAAGTCTGCACATTTTAATGGTCGCTCTTGAAGATTATGCCAATCAACCTCTATAACTTCAACATTTGGAGTTTCCTGAGAATAAGAAGAAAGTTTAAATGTGAatataaacatattaaaatgtaACGCACATTTGGAACAAAGAGTATTTGCGAGGGTAATCATGTACAAGTGTCTTAATCTAGTCAAATATCGAACATAATTGTATCCTCCTCTACTTGtctaaataaacaaacatttgTTCATATTCCAAACACTTCCTAACACAATAAATATTCAATCAAATTCATCTTTTAACATTCTCACTTCTTTATTATAAATTAGTTTTACTTTGTTCTGTTATCATCTcaagtttgtaatttttttttctaaaaaaaaaaggatgcatTTGGCTCTTACCGTGTTACTCTTCAATACACGATAGACATCCTCAGCATTGAACAACCTACTCCGTTTACCGGGATCATTCATACATTGTTCTTGAACAATTGTCTTTCCCATTTCTTGTAGCATATCGTGCATCTCTATGCTTTTCGATCCCCAACTTGGACCAATTGATATGAGACACCTATTAATGAGAATATCAATTCCGGTTTTCGGAAAGCGTCCACATGAAGCTAACCTTCGTTTTACCTCAACCACAGGCTCCCCTTTATAAAAACATGCTATATCCAGAAATATATCCTTCTCATTTTGTTCCAATCCATCATAACTTATTCTCAACATTTTCTGGATATCTTTGCTGGGAAATCgtttcaatttgttgaattcCTCTTCCCATTCTTCTTTGCTCTTGTAATTGAAGAACAAGGACCCCAGAACTATAAGAGCTAAAGGAACACGTCCAGCATAATGCAAGGCCTTTTCTACCAACTCCTTATAATCTGTTCTACGAGTACTGTTATCCTTGAAAGCACGCGAACAAAAGAGCTGAAGAGTGTCATCCGGTTGTAATCCCTCAACCTCGTAGATATTATCCCCTTCAACAGTTTGCCCAAGTGTGCCCCTATCTCTAGTTGTGATAATGATTCTACTTCCAGTGCCATACTGAAGACGATCGCCAGCTAAACGTTCCATTTGCATTGAACTACtcacatcatcaagaacaatgaggaCCTTTGTACGACTGAGCCTTTCTTGAAAAGTTGATCCTATGGGCAAAAAAGCTTCTTCCTTTAATATCTCCTTAAAAAGTGTTTTTTCCAAGTGATCTAGTCCACCTGCTTGTTCTGAGTTCTCCCTAACATTCTTAAGAAAACAAGAAGCTTCGAATTTAGAAGAGTGTCTGCGAAATACAGCCTCGGCAAGGGTGGTCTTGCCAATACCACCCATGCCCCAAATACCTACAGTGATGTAAGCGTCCGGTAAATGAATGCCTAACAGCGATTCAATCTGCTCGATGCGGCTTTCAATTCCAACAAAACCCTTTAAATCGCAGGATGATTCGCGAcacattttggcccaaatatgatCGACAACTTTCTGAATTAGATTTGCCTCCGTCCTGGAGTACAAACGTATATGATTAGGTAGAAAAGCAATAGTTAGTCTTAAATACGCTTTACCAAATCTTAGCACAAATCAAACTGTTACAAGTTTAAAGAAAATTTATAACTTTAGACAAGTTAAAGAATGAGTAAGTTACCCGGATTTGTTTGAATAATCAAACCCAGATAGATTGGCTGCAGTCGTCAAAGCATCCCTCCACTTGTGCACCTTGTCGATACTGTTAGCGAATCGTTTTTCAAGTTCAGCAAATGCATCTGCATAACTCCCATGCTGTTTTCGTACATGAGATGGATTGATGTCGAAGAATATGGGTATAACCATCTGGCCATATCTTTCCTTGCATTCGAGTATATGCACAAGCTCATCCAAACACCATGTGGAAGAAGCATAGTTTTGTGAGAAAATGATCACCGAAATGGTGGATTTCTCGATTGCTTCTAGAAGGGCAGGTCCGATTTCTTCTCCTCTCTTAAGTTTGTCATCGATGTAGGTTTCAATTTTCTTCTGAAGTAAGGCAGCATGTAGATGGCTGGTAATACCAAGGCGGGTGTCCTCGCCTCTGAAACTGATAAACACATCATACTTTTCTCGACGTGGGGGGTTATCAGCAgcggatgatgaagaagaagcaatGTCCATAACATCTAATTTCCAGATCCAGCAAAAAGACATAGTTGCAGAGAGATTAATTGTTAATTAGAGAGAAATAATACTACGACGTTGCACCGAATTAAGAGGATGCaagaggggggagagagagactaGTTCAGAATTTACTTGAATTGGCTACAAAATTTCAAAGGCTCGAAATCAACGAGTGAGAGATACGAAAGTGGAAAATGGGGCACATGATAGGACCTATTATCTTTAAAAACTCTATAATTTAAAGAAagatattcatatatttgcaATCTTAATATGAACAAAGTCATCTCAGCATGTAAAGCTACTAGTATTTGAAAACCATAAAATGAATAAGTGTAAACCTTTTCTCCTTGCTTTGCTCCCCTCACAATCAGTATCATCATCGTCACCTGGTCGATTCCTGCAAATCAAGTTTTGGTTATGCTTCATACcgtcaaaaaacaaaaatcagatTATGCATATACCAAAAAACACCACACAAAAAGGAAGAGGCCTATGCGAAAAAGGATGCAAAATCAACTTGAGACCTCTTTCTCCTGTTCTCTTCCTTGTTTACTTTTTCCATTTGCTCTCTCTTTCAATCTTTTGTACTGAAGCTTTTTCAGAACCTGTGTTAAGAGAACCGTTTAATCCATACGTCAAAAGGAAGACAATTGATAAAGATGCAAACAAAACAAAGTGACATCCGGTGACAGGTCGCCAGCGAAGAAATTAACAGCAGACATAACAAAaattaagagtaaattgtacaaatggtccctcaactttaatcaaattggagcaatggtccctcaactaaaaatccattaccatccTCAACTTAtcatgtgtagctatagtccttttcatcaattttgtcaaaattttgtcaaaataagctatgttggaatgatcatttatataattatggttcattaactcatcaaagtgtataattatggtaCTTTttgtcaactatgtcaaaaaatttgtcaaaacaagttatattggaaggaccattgctacaattgggttaaagttaaaggactatTTCttcacttgaattaaagttcagggaccaatggtaatggatttttagttgagggaccatagttgcacgttttgataagttgagggaccaaagataatggatttttagttgagggaccattgctccaatttgattaaaattgagggacatttgtacaatttactccaAAAATTAATTAGCAAATTAAATGCCAGCATAACATAACACCTAAActtattaattaaaaagaaatgacaaaaaatacaGAAAGAGCCTTAAACAGAATACATCAACACTGACTAACCTCTGACAAGGGCTTGTTTGTTTTCTCCACCTTCaaaataatatccaaaacaTTTACTTTTTTGTATCATCAGCATCAGCAGGAGCAGCAGCGGatgaaaaacaagaagaagaagaagaagccatatCCACAACCTCTAGTTTTCAGATCCAGCAAGTAGTAGTTGCAGAGAGATTAATTTAATTgtgaatagagagagagagtggttcAGAATTAAGGAGGATCCAGTAAAGCaagccagagagagagagagagagagagagagagagagagtggttcAGAACTAAGGAGGATCCAATAAAGCTAGACTGAGAGATTGTAGAACAGAATTAAGGAGGATTTAAtgaaacgagagagagagagagtagttcAGAATTTCCTCGAATTGGCTTTTGACTAAATGCACAAAGTTCCAAAGGCACTTCAGGAAAAGCAATGAGAAATAGATGAACAGTTGCAAAATTATAAAAAGGCCACACGGGCTGGGGCCCTCCCTTGCGCACTTTGCCTACAcggttttgaatttttcagTTAGTATCGGATAAATGTTCCTATGTTTATAAGGTATTCGGAAAACAGCTTTCGTGGTCCAACTCTGTTATGATTTATGTCATTCCTCCGTTAAACTTGACAGATAAAATACCACTTTCTGGCCACCTCCCCAGCCCACACCCTTCAAATCCCTCAAATGCATCCAAACGCCGCCGTCTTCCAATCCCAACCCATTAAAGCACCTGCCGCCGCCTCCCTAAAACCCTGGCTCCGCCTCCCCCTTCTCCTGCTCCGCCCTCACCCTCTCCCCCTGTTTAAAGTTATGCCTCTTGTTGCACTACGCCCTCACCCAACTTCGACTGGACTTgctataaactaaaaaaaaaagcagaatcCCAGTTGCTAATTCCACAAGAACTCGACGTGCGACCATTCAAAACCCaataaaaattcaagaaaaccaGAACTTACCAAGTGAACGTTGACGGATGAGCCAGAGCAGTAATGGCGGTAGCAGCAACGATGAAAGGAAGCATTGCAGATAAGACCTGAGACGACGAGCCGTCGGAAGCCCGTTTGGATATTTCAGCTGATGGGTTTATCCCAAACGACAGCATCGACGCGTTGCCTTCCCTCCTCCGCGACCCGACTGGACTTTTCGTCTTCAGACAGTCATGGGCTGCACCACCCGTGGTCGACGGTACGTCGCCGGAGGAGGTGTTGCGGGTCAAGACCGATGACTTGTCGTCCCTCAATGTGGTCTTTTCTCTGTCAGGCCTAACGGAGGAATGACAgaaagggcataaatcctaacggAGTTAGACCAGGGTTTTAaacgaatttttttaccatggttatcttccgaataccttatgaccacgagaccatttatccgattaggcctttCTTTCAAGAAATTTCCAAGCAATTTTGATTGAGgacatttttataatttt is from Malus sylvestris chromosome 5, drMalSylv7.2, whole genome shotgun sequence and encodes:
- the LOC126621364 gene encoding disease resistance protein RPV1-like isoform X2; the encoded protein is MEKVNKEENRRKRNRPGDDDDTDCEGSKARRKDVMDIASSSSSAADNPPRREKYDVFISFRGEDTRLGITSHLHAALLQKKIETYIDDKLKRGEEIGPALLEAIEKSTISVIIFSQNYASSTWCLDELVHILECKERYGQMVIPIFFDINPSHVRKQHGSYADAFAELEKRFANSIDKVHKWRDALTTAANLSGFDYSNKSGTEANLIQKVVDHIWAKMCRESSCDLKGFVGIESRIEQIESLLGIHLPDAYITVGIWGMGGIGKTTLAEAVFRRHSSKFEASCFLKNVRENSEQAGGLDHLEKTLFKEILKEEAFLPIGSTFQERLSRTKVLIVLDDVSSSMQMERLAGDRLQYGTGSRIIITTRDRGTLGQTVEGDNIYEVEGLQPDDTLQLFCSRAFKDNSTRRTDYKELVEKALHYAGRVPLALIVLGSLFFNYKSKEEWEEEFNKLKRFPSKDIQKMLRISYDGLEQNEKDIFLDIACFYKGEPVVEVKRRLASCGRFPKTGIDILINRCLISIGPKGGMETIEMADLLQEMGRETIEMHDLLQEMGRKIVQEQGIKDPGKRSRLFNDEDVYRVLRSNTETPNVEAIESYNLQERSLKHVDFKKMSNLIMLIVVGGFVFTDSLDLPDSLHYLYWWKYPLESLPSNFCPENLVELHMPCSKVKKLWKEEQILVSLQVIELRACSNLTEVPNLSGSLKIVEINLWGCKSLVEIPSYFQHLDKLTHLDIGGCTSLKYLPEMLGNIQYLNLEWSAIKELPESVWSNENISYLNLRLCKDLKKLPSSRCKLKNLEKLDLYYCSKVENLPEIWEPMEHLKSLSLIRTAVTELPLSICNLKYLESLNLTE
- the LOC126621364 gene encoding disease resistance protein RPV1-like isoform X3 translates to MEKVNKEENRRKRNRPGDDDDTDCEGSKARRKDVMDIASSSSSAADNPPRREKYDVFISFRGEDTRLGITSHLHAALLQKKIETYIDDKLKRGEEIGPALLEAIEKSTISVIIFSQNYASSTWCLDELVHILECKERYGQMVIPIFFDINPSHVRKQHGSYADAFAELEKRFANSIDKVHKWRDALTTAANLSGFDYSNKSGTEANLIQKVVDHIWAKMCRESSCDLKGFVGIESRIEQIESLLGIHLPDAYITVGIWGMGGIGKTTLAEAVFRRHSSKFEASCFLKNVRENSEQAGGLDHLEKTLFKEILKEEAFLPIGSTFQERLSRTKVLIVLDDVSSSMQMERLAGDRLQYGTGSRIIITTRDRGTLGQTVEGDNIYEVEGLQPDDTLQLFCSRAFKDNSTRRTDYKELVEKALHYAGRVPLALIVLGSLFFNYKSKEEWEEEFNKLKRFPSKDIQKMLRISYDGLEQNEKDIFLDIACFYKGEPVVEVKRRLASCGRFPKTGIDILINRCLISIGPSWGSKSIEMHDMLQEMGKTIVQEQCMNDPGKRSRLFNAEDVYRVLKSNTETPNVEVIEVDWHNLQERPLKCADFTQMSNLIMLIVDGGYTFSASLDLPDSLHYLDWWGYLLESLPSNFCPRNLVELHMQYSRVTKELWKEEQILVNLQVIDLRGCSNLTEVPNLSRSLKIVEINLGHCRSLVEIPSYFQHLDKLTHLDLGFCYSLKYLPEMPGNIQYLNLEGSGIKELPESVWSNENISYLNLRQCEDLKKLPSSRCKLKNLDLHRCSKFENFPEILEPMEHLKSLSLSQTAVTKLPSSIYLKNCLPALLVFSL